Genomic segment of Populus nigra chromosome 14, ddPopNigr1.1, whole genome shotgun sequence:
aatatcaaaataTGAATGTGAACATCGTgacatcaaaacaatacaaaaatataataatgcaAAAGCTCAATTaaactataatatcaaacaggagctttatatatggtttatatatttAGGAAGCTAGATGTATTGTACACCACACTTTATAAGTTTACAAACACTTGAGAAAATATGTTAGAATGCAGGCTCGCATGTGCAAAATGATGGATATTCTATCCATTAGGAGGAGGTAAAAAAATGTTCTTAATTGGTTAATTATGTGCAAATTAATGACCCATAATCTAACCATTTAAGTTTATGAATTATAAGTAATTAAGTGATATGTAACTATGTCTTAAGCTCGATCCAAGCACCTTCAACAAATTTGTGCTTGtttgtgatagttttttttaaggtgttttttaaattatttaatgctcgaatgatttttatagtttttatatattgatattgaattaaaatgaaaataaaaatattatattatcttttctttttttgaaaagcacCATATGTACGAACATTACCAAAAACCTACTATTTTAACGATCATTGTGTTTATCACAGAATAGGGGccgggaaaaaattaaaattccacATGTATGTCGTAACTTTATATTGCTAAGAAGAGCCAAATGAGTTTCTTAAACGCTTCAGTAACGGCATTTTCACACAAGCAATCACAcaggtaattatatatatatgcactaCATGATTCACAAATctattgaatattaaaaaaaaatattgaaaaatgaacCAACAGTCTTGATATATTGATTGCTTCATATTATACAAATGAGTGTCTAGCTATATATAGCCTGGGGCTTCCAGAGCTGACGATTATTCTGGTGTTTAAGAAGTTGAATGGTTACGGATTCAACCGACTCCATATTTTTTCCACCTCTTAATTACAAGGTAAAGAACTGTGGTTTTAAACTGCATCTATTTGCAGCTTAATTGAGAAAAGACGGGATGATTCCctaagagaggaaaagaaaacaagaaatggGGCAAGAAAGCTGCCTCAACCTAGCTAGAAGAAATTGTGCTAACAGTACTGGAAGTAAAACATGGCATGGGGATATTGTAATTAACATCTAAAGCACAGTGCCTTGCTCAAGACTGGAAAGAGTTCCTGGACTCAGAAGAGGAAAGGAACACCAAGCACGAGAGGATGGTGACAGATTCAATTCGAGCGAACTTGATACGGCCATTAAACTATCTGATATCTTCTTGGGTTTTACATCCAATGATTCAGACATTAACTCCTGGTACAAGGCAGACAATGGGGTTTTCACAGGAGAAGGAAGGAGTTGTAAGGGTACTGCTGAAAAATCTCGACCATATAATGTTGGTTTAGCAAGATCAAGTGGAGGAGGCGCCACGCTTTGGAGCCTTGGCTGATGCTGTGGCTCTGGCACTGGCTCTGGCTCGGGTGCACCAGTGAGCTTCTGAACAAGGTCTCGGAAGTTTATAGGATCCACCTTGTAAACTCTTGGTGGCGTTGGTGGCAATGGTGCTATTGGTTTCTTACATGGTTTCATCTGGGGTTTTCGAATGGAATGGAGTGATAGATGGTAAGATTGTGGCATTTTCAGGCCTTTTGTTTCCTCGGAGTATTGTTTCGAGTACATTGATGAGGACGTCGTTAAAGAAGTAGAAGAATTATATGCTTCCATGGCTGAGGCTGTGCTAGAAGTATTTGGTGTGCTCGTGCGGGCTTTGAAGAAGATGAGGAATGAGATTTGATCAACAAAAGACTACATTATATAATGACGAAGTGAGATAAATGTGTAGACAAATGAGACAAAGATGCAACAACTGATTGCTGACGCTATTGGTCGGagaggcaaaaaaaaatgtatttgtttCTTATCAGCCGACGCCAGTGCTGACATCGACTACATTGTCCACCGCTGAATTCTTGACCctctttaatttattcattaaaaatatttcccaTCATAACTGCTAGCTTGTATTCGTTCTTCCTTTGAATTTATCTCTTTTTTGCTcatctcaatcttgattttaATAGTCGTTTGTTCTTGTagaacatatataatttattctGATAAATAGATGATGTGATGTTGGCATagtatttcttatatttttgttaaggaATGCGaaataatttatgtatttttttctgaccatgaaaaaatatgtttttatctttctttctttcttttttatctccaTTCCAagttttttctatcatttttcaCCGAAAACTTGACTTGATCTCACTCATAGCCGACCAAAATATGATCATATTTTTGGTAGAGTTGAGTCGATCGTCTAACACAACCGAAAAATGTAAAACAGGAATTAATTAAGTAAAGTAATCAATTATCCGGCTGAAAAAAGGATTTTCATAATTAAAGGAAATGCAGaatttattataagaaaaataataattaattagccaGCCATTGAACGTATACACCTAAGACAAGTCCCGAATTGCGAAGCTGGCGACTAGCCGCCTCTGTTATTGGACTTTGTTGCCTCCTCGCACACCTGGCCTTTGCTCAGAATCTTTGACCAGATTaagcatttaaaaaacttatatgcAATCTACGCTAAACTCGTGATTATGATAGTTAATTTATTCTATAATCAAActcattatttattaatctttaCAGCGAGAGTCTGTTATATGAATACTTGATTCCATgcattattactattgaaagtAATACTTTCTTGTTTCGTCTTCATCTGAAATCTGACCACCTCTGCTGGAGAGGGATGGGTGCATTGAACTTGCTTCTTTTGTTCatctataatattaataataatattacgcttttattgtttttgttttttatttttatactctcACATAACCTTTGATTATTGTCTCGAGAAAAAGTacagaaaacatattttttttgtattttctgttttaaaaatatagtaatttatTTCAAGATTAACTAGAGATGAGATTGATtcaatttagtgttttttttttcaagggaatatgtttttttcatgtaaagCTGGATTCGAGCCATGTGATACTAGAAACTCTCAAGAGCCATGCAAATTCGCTGTAAAATCAGGTTGTGTTGGACAAGTATCAAAAGAATTCAATTTCTTGGACTCATCCGCGTGGGTGGTGAAGAAAAACCTGGAAAAATGGACTCTTCAAGTGACACGCGGGGAAAtgaaccttttttctttctttctttctttctttttttttttttttggaaattgcGTCGAAACATTTACAAGCACTTTGAGCCGATTCGATCTGAGATTAGGGGATGGAATCGGCTTTCAGGTTATacaagttgatataaaaaaattttaaaaaatatatttaaaattttaatattttatataaaaaaattaaaaaatatctgtGTGAATAtatactataaatatatattataaataataaaatttaaaaaattatttcgaaaagttttttattttatattgaaaaagatactatattagaatattatcattttaagtaaaagtatttaaactaaaaagattttttatctctgaaaaaatatatttttttcttgtgaatataaagtatatttattaaagggttttaattttttttcttgtaaacataaagtatatatattaaagattttaaattttatattaaaaaataaaatattttttaagtatttatacAGTTAActtgaatataaaattattttgtgctGAGGAGCAAAGaacattaatttgataatttgaaaGTGGTATATGGTGAGGAAAACAAAGTATAGCTACGGCCTGTATGAATAGCATGCAGACTTGACTATCACCCACAATTATCTCAGCTGATCCACAAATGTTGAGGGAGGAGAGGTTTTGTAAGTCATTTGTCACATGATATGAGGTAGCAGAATCCATTAACCATCAGTTGATGAGGCACAATTAGCCATAGGTACCTTCAACCGGTAGCTATAATTTGAAGCAGCACCGTTTAGCTGCGTGACCTGGCTGGTCACAATATTGACAAGTAAGGCTATTATTTTGATAACCATTTGAAGCGCCTTCTTTGATGGTTTTGCTGGCCAAATGAGGAACCTTTCTTTTAATAGTTGATAAGCCCAGAATGAGAGTTTCGGTTGTTCTACTGAGATGGATACTTTTGATTTCCATGACGGTAGTTATTGGATTATCTTTCGAAATTTGCATTGTTTCAGCATTGAAGTTGGCTGCTATAACAGCCCCATCATGTTTTGCCTCTTCCTTCTCCAAAACACTATCGTAATCAATAAACTTGCCATGCAGATCGTGTAGCAGCTGAGATCTCTTTGTATTTAGGGTCTAGCCATCCAATGTGTAAATAACAAGAGCAACCTCATTCATGAGAGATCGTTGACAGTGGCAATTAAGCTCATCCAATGTTGTCTTTATCAGTTGAAAGGTACGTACTCAGAGATTGATCTAGTTCCTTGACTGAAATTGGATAAACGATCTTTGAGAGTCATGACTAGAGCGTGATCTATTTGCATAAAGATGAATGAGTTTGTCCCGAGCTTCCATTAAGGCAGTGGCAGAGGCTATGAAAAACATAGCAATCTCTCATGTTGATGCTACAATAGCACGCAATAATAACTGGTCTAGACGCATCGAAAACACCCCCTCCTTCCACTGTGGTCTTTTAGTTGGACATGATTTACGCCTTGAATTGTGCATTCCAAGAAGGATAATTTGAAGGGGGTCAACTTTATAGGAAGTTGAGTCGTAGCATTAATCGAAACAGGATTTCGACGAGAACTTGATTGTGAATGAATTGGGGACGCTATTGATGCTCCGGGATATTTCTTCAGCCATTGGAATTTGAGGAATTGAATTTTAAGCTTTTTGTCGTTAGGCTAAATGCGCTGATACGATGTACAGAATAAAGAGCTTTGGTGCAAATTTGGTTGTGTTTATAAACTAATACAAAAGGTGTATATATACGTACAGAAGAGATGAACTAAATACAACAAGTTATATTGTAGAAGAAGATACACTACATTAatgatcaattttattttattttctatttcatttaatatatatatatatatatatatattatagttaACATCTATCACGACTCTTAATTGAAGATACTTTCTTTAATCCCTGATCTTGTGTTGATTTATTATCCTCTTATATTTTCgagatttgttatatttttgtagttggttaagaattttattttctatttcatttaatttaatttttttatatttatgtaaaatgttttttccttgtttgtttagtatttttattattgtcctGTATTTTCATGTTCTTATTAGTTtgtgtaagttttttttatttaagaagttGTAAAtctttataaagataaaatacttgaatataaaatatttactaataaaattttaaattagaacttatgtatgattattttttgtggaATTTTACATCCTTGTATTTGTAGTCTTTCTTTATTGCTTCTATCTACATCACAAGTTCCATGTACAAGCTATATGTGGATACATATTTTCTacaacttcattttattttatttttattctccccttaatttaatatttattaatttaaatatcagaaaatattGTATTCGTTCTAACAAGAGACTGTTTTTCATAAACAATTCAGACCTGAAACAAGACATGAAAAGTTCGTATTTTTTCATAATCTATCCTCACTAatgggtttaatttttttcataattttatgcttgattttcttacaatgattttataaacatactcttatgtttttttttcgagAGAGAACATCTACTCTCTCTGGGGTGGATGCTGAAGAAAGTGAAGTGAATTCGAGAACTAAAAGTTAGGCCCTAGATGAACTAGGTGAGCCCATGATTATATCCACGGGAGGAAAAAGCTACAACTTTCAGCCTCACCAgcaaattaccaaaaaaagCCCATAGAAATACATTGAAGCCCAAAATCGAGACCCAAACCAAAGCTAACAATCCAAGCTTGCAAAATCTTAATCTCTTCCCTCCACCTTAAATTAAATGATGGGTTTGGTAATTaatcaaattcattattttctctaattccttaaattaaaaattcgaAAACAATGTTCAAAATACTTTATTTCTTTGAGCATATCAAATTGCTGAGAgataatgtaattaaaataacTGACATACAATATTCCTATAATGTCgagttaagaaatatatatatatatttctggtCATGTGGACATAAGATAAGTGAAAGGTCCAAATCACTAACAAGGTGACAAAAACAAAACGAACGACGTTTATCCTATAACTTGATGTCATCGATCTTCagcaattatattaatttatagcgTAGTTGACTTGGGCTGTTTAATTAGTGGTgctttgtttaaaatttttttaaaagaatgtttaaaattaaataaatttaaataaataaataaaatattaatttaaaaaaaaaactaaaaaacacaacCTCAAACATATGCTTCAAAccattttaatttgttctttttatttttgtccacATTTTACCATCCACAAACTGTACTGATGAGTTACGTATTTCTTCCGATGTCGATTTCTTGATCCTTTTTAGTCTAATTGCTGATATATACTTGACGACTTCTTGAATCTCCGACCAGCTTCGTCTCTCTAATCAATGACTTCTTGAATCTTCGAACCAGTTGTGTTGTCGATCAAGTACGGACTATGgataatacataaaaattaagattaaaagaataaaactaatTGGCATGTGGGCATTTTGCTGTCTCTTCTCCTGTTCACTTACTTACCCTGCTGGTCGACTGCTAGCTTGCGTTGCTGTCTGCTGGCCTTCGGCTTGTTATATACTAGCTAGGGCTCATAGTCTATCCTGCTTGAGTGGTTTGTGTTTTGAAATATCACAGACTTGGTTTTGGTTTACGTAAGAACTGGTTCTCGAGTATATCTTATATTAactataaacattaaaaaaaaaaaaaatgaaacgaTCCTCTCTGTTCAACAGATTCCTCGGTTGAGCTATTGAAATCATTctttatatatgattaaaataagTTTGATTTGAAACGTTCCTCGGTGGactctttaattatatatgtggatatgaaagaaataattatcaatgaaaaaagaaagatcgaCGCCTTCAAAACGA
This window contains:
- the LOC133673570 gene encoding VQ motif-containing protein 9-like, whose protein sequence is MEAYNSSTSLTTSSSMYSKQYSEETKGLKMPQSYHLSLHSIRKPQMKPCKKPIAPLPPTPPRVYKVDPINFRDLVQKLTGAPEPEPVPEPQHQPRLQSVAPPPLDLAKPTLYGRDFSAVPLQLLPSPVKTPLSALYQELMSESLDVKPKKISDSLMAVSSSLELNLSPSSRAWCSFPLLSPGTLSSLEQGTVL